The DNA segment TTTGTCGCCATGTCCGGTACGTCTTTCATTTCGTGCGATCCCTGTACAAATGACATGCATCCCATTTCTACGGGTGTGTCCTGTAGCGCGACCCACGCCGATAGGGCATTGGAATTGCGATCATAGGGCCATTTCACCAGGTCTTGATGGAATGCCGTTGGTACTTCGAGTTCTGGCATTTTTGCCAGAATGTGATCGTGCCAGATCCGCAATCGCACGCCCGCAATTTTTTCTGCGACTGCGGCGACATTCGGGTGTTGTGTCAAGTTTCGCAATACTTCGTCATCTCGCCATACATTTACTTTTTGGTTAAATGGACGGTTTGGATCTTTTGGCATTGCTTCGAGAATATCCAGGGATGCCTGACGAAATTTTGCAACTTCATCCGGTGAGATGATCTGCTGGATTTTTATGACGCCATCGCGCCGGTATGTTGCCAGCATTTCATCTGTGATATCTGTCGGTGTCATGGTTTTTTCCTTTTTACTTATCCACGCTTTGCGAGGATATTGTCCCAGGGTTCAATCCCGCACCGCTCTGCCCAGGTGTCGTAAATTGCCGCGAGTTCGGCTACGACATCGGGATTTTCATTTGCCAGATCGTCGAGTTCCGATCTGTCGGCTTCAATATCGTATAGTTCCCAATCGCCCGGGTAACGCTTTACCAGTTTCCAATTGTCTTTGCGAACTGCGCCATTGCCTTCGTGTTCCCATATCAAATATTCTTTGCCGTTGTCCCGGTTGTCAAAAATTGGGGTCAACGAGGTGCCTTCGAGTGGCAAAATTTCGTGTCCATTATAAGTTTCGGGATACGCTGCGTCTGCTATATCGAGGCAGGTTGCCATGACGTCTGTAAGCTGACCGGGTTGTTCGCGCAATGCGCCGTGATCCGTTATGCAATCGGGCCAGTGTGCGATAAAGGGCGTTGCAATGCCGCCTTCGTGAACCCAGTGCTTGTACAGGCGAAATGGCGTGTTGGATACATTGGCCCAAGGTACTCCGTAGCTCTGGTACGTAGTTTCGTCACCCGGCATGATGTTTGGATCGTTGCCGCGTTGGACTGGCTGTCCATTGCGCGTGGTGGCCGGTGCAATCGCGCTGCGTCGCATGCCGCCTCCCAGTTCTTCGGCGCATCCTCCATTGTCGGCTAAAAATACGATCAGGGTGTTGTCCAGTTGCCCGGTCTCTTCGAGGGATTGGACGATGCGCCCAATGCCCTGATCCATGCGATCGACCTGCGCGGCATAAACTTCCATGCGCCGTTGCTGCCACGCCTTGTGGTCGGCTTCTTCCCAGGGTACTTGAGAGGGGTCGCGGTCGCTCAGTCCCCATTCGGGTTTTAAGATGTCCATTTCGCGCATGCGCGCCAGACGCTCTTCGCGCAGTTGATCCCATCCCGCGGCAAAACGGCCTTTGTATTTTGCAATATCTTCATCGTGCGCGTGCAGGGGCCAATGGGGCGCAGTATATGCGGTATATAAAAAGAATGGCTGATCCCTGTTTGTCTGCGCGTGTTCGCGGATATAATCCGCCGCCTGATCGCTGATAGCATCGGTTAAAAAGAAATCCTCTGGAAATTCATCCACTGTAATTTGCTCGTTGTCTCGCGTGAGTGTTTGCGGCTTCCAATAATTGGCGGCACCAGTAATGATGCCAAAAAAGCGATCAAATCCGCGCTGGCAGGGCCAACTGTGTTTGGGACCGTCTGCATCTGTATGCCGCGTAATATGCCATTTGCCGCTCATATAGGTCGCATATCCCACGGTTTTGAGTACTTCGGCAATGGTTACGCTTTTAAAGTTCAGATCGCCCCGATACCCTTCGTATTCCCGGTCATCCATCATGTGTCCCACACTGGCTTGATGGGGATGCAATCCCGTGAGCAACGACGCCCGCGTGGGGCAGCACCGCGCTGTGTTGTAAAATTGGGTGAATCGCAACCCATTGGCAGCAAGTTGATCTAAATTTGGCGTGTGGATTTCACCGCCGTAACATCCAATATCAGAATAGCCCATATCGTCGTTCATAATCAGCAAAATATTTGGTTGCTCTGCCATTCGGGATCTCCTTGTGTGAAGGGATTAAAAACTGTCAGGAGGTTCAAAATACAAAATACAAACTCTTTTCACAATGCCCGCGTGCAGGGGTAAAATAAAAGCCGATTCAGTAGTGAACCGGCTGAGAGGTCAGACGTAGAGTATTACGCCCAGAGTTAGTAACCACAGTGCGCAGGCGATCAGGAGAGGGATATCGCCTAATACGGTGGAGGTGGGGTTGCCGCCCCCGTCTTTTTTGTAGATGAGATAGAGGTAGCGCAACATACCGTAGATCACAAAGGGTACGGTGAGGTTGAGGTATTTGGTGCCGAGTTTTTCAATGACTTCGGGCGACATGGTGTAAAGCGCGTAGGATACCAGTGCACCGGCTGTGACGATGGCGATCATCTGGTCGAGAAATTGTGGGGAATATTCTGCGAGGATGCGGCGGTGGGTGCTGGCATCTCCTTCGAGCAGGGCGAGTTCATGCCGGCGCTTGGCAAAGCCGAGAAATAGTGCCAGCAGCATGGTGCAGAGGATGAACCAGGAGGAAATGGCGACCTGAATCGCCACTGCACCTCCGATGGCGCGCAGAAGAAATCCCGCGGCAATGATCATTACATCGAGGATGACGATGTGTTTGAGGTACAGAGTATAGGCGATGTTCAGTACTGCATAAATGAGGAGGACGATCCCAAAATGGGGATGCACGTAAAATCCCCCGATCAGGGCGATCAGGGCGAGGAGGACAGCGGCGATGGCGGCGACAGAGACGCGGAGGGCACCCGAGGCTATTGGGCGATGGCGTTTCAGGGGATGCTGGCGGTCGTTTTCTCTGTCTCGGATGTCGTTGAAGAGATACGCTGCGCCAGAGATGAGGCAAAAACAGAGAAAGGCCAGACTGCCTTGCAGGAGGTCGCTGGGTTCAAAAATGCGTTTGGTAAAAACGAGCGCGGCCAGCACAAAGACATTTTTGACCCATTCGCGCGGGCGCATCGCGTGGATGAGTTGGAGCATAAGCGTTAGAACAGCGAAAAGTGCCCCGCCGATTTATAGGCGGAGCACTGGATTGCGAGAGATGGCTTTACAATGATAAACCAAAATAGAAGCGCATCCCACTTACCTCTTCGATGATCTCAGGATTGTTGCGGGCTGGGACTTCGAGTTTGGTGGGACGGGCGACGATGAAATAGCCAAACAGGGGCAGGCGGTAATGTGAAAACATCTGGAATCGGATTTCGGCGCCGTAGTCAAATAGGAAAGAGTTTTTGAATTTGTCCCATCGCCCACTGTGTACTTCTTCGTTTACATCAAAAATATCGCCGATACTGGCGGCGTTGGATGTGCCGCCAAATTCAAAGAAGAGCGAGGCGTAAATTTTGTCGAAGAAGAGGGGCGGCAGTTCCGCGCCGATGTGCTTGAAGATGGGCAGGGTCAGCGTGGTGCGACCAAAGAGGGCTTTGCCGCCTGCGATTGTGAAATATGGATAGCCGCGCAAGGTGCCCAGCCCACCGAGATAATAGCGCAGGGGGTAATAGAATACGCCTTCGAATGTGCCGCCCTCTTGTTGTACTTCTTTGACATAGCTGTCTTTGTAGGCTCCAAAGACCTGGAGTGCGAGTGTAGAGCGGCCGAAGAGCGGGATAAATTCGTTGAAGGAGGCGATGTATTCGTTGAAACCCACGTTGACTTTATCGCCTCGGAAAAATGCGGGCGACAGGTCTTCACCGATTGGGTCCGGGACAAAGTCCTCATTCACATCGGGCGTGCGGGCCAGTGAATCTATTACGGTTGCATTGATGCGCCGATAGCGGAAGGATATTGCGCGACCGCCCGATGGGTTGATGTAGAGGTCGGTGGCGGGTTTGAGGGTGATGTAACTCCAACCGCCCATCCATTCGTGACTTTTGAAGAAGTCGAGTTCTTTGTAGAGAAAATCGTCGAGAAGGGTTTCCTGCGATGCATAGCCCGGACCGGGGATCTGATCGGTGATGTCTTCAATAGCACCGGTCCCCAAATCGGTCTGGAAGACGCGAGAGCTGTCGTGGAGGACCTGAACGGCGTGCAAGTTTTCAGAATACTTGCGGTAGCCATAGGCCAGGCTAAAATAGTGTCCGCGGCCTGCTCCCATTTGGGCACCTACCGTAAAATCTGAGAAAACATCCTTAAAATCGTCTTCTTCTGTGACCGTGAGGTCTAAGTGCTGCGTGACATTGGGGATTAGAACCTGTTGTCCTTCGTCGTTTTGGGTGATCAATGTGCCGCTGAGTGTATCGCGCACGGTTTGGACTATACCCAAATCCACGATGCTGTTGATGGTTTGCCTGCTGCCGCCAAAAAAGATGCGGGGGACATAGGTGCTTTGTTCAGATAGAATGGGCGTGAGACTGTTCTGGTAGTAGAAGGCGAATTCCGAGTTGAAGTCTTGTTGTCGTTTGAAGTTTTTGCCGATCAGGGCGGTGGTTACAAAGACGTCGCTGCCGAGCAGATCGCCCCAGGCCCATTGAACACCTGCGCTGATTTGATCCAGGCCGAATCGGTTGCCGATAAATGTGGGTCCCAGTAATGCGATGGGTGTGATTCCATAAGAGACGAGGCGCGTGGAATACCGCCCAATGTCGTGAAGTTCGGTGATGGATTTGCCGGTGTAAATTTCGGCATAGTCTCGCGCAATACCCTCGGGAGGATCAATGGCAACAGCCTCGGATAGGGGTATGCGATAGAGGTTGTAGTTCGCCGCGTGATATCCCGCGTAGATCACGTCTTTGGCATCGGGAGAAATAGTGGGCAAAAACGCGCCGCCCACAACATTGGTCAGTTGCTTTTGTTCTCCGGTGGCCATGTCGTGGGTGTAGAGGTTGAAGATGCCCGTGCGGTCCGAACTGAAGACGAATCCGCTGCCATCGGGCAGCCAGACGGGGTCGCGTTCGTCGGCTGTGGAGTGTACGATGGCTTTGAAGTTGGCATTGTTGGCATAGGCGAGGCTGTCGGGAAATGCCTTGAGGCTGTCGGCCTTTGCCTGCTGGAGGCTGTCGAGTTGTGTGTCAACTTCTTCTTTTTTCAGTGAACGTCTGCCTTTTTTCTTTTCCCAGGTTGTGGCATCCACGTCGATGATGGCAATGTCGCGGTCTTCGCCCGTGCGGAATATGCTGAAGAGCAGGTGTTTGCCGTCAGGCGACCATTTTGGGCCAAAATACTGCGTGGCGTCGTTGTTGTTTGTGAGATACCGCACATCGGTGCCGTCGGTATTTACAAGGCCGATGTTCGCCGTGCCATCTCTCATGGTTACAAAGGCGATTTGTTTGCCATCGGGGGAGAGGGTGGGGTCTTTGCCGCGCAGACCCACGGTGACGCGGGTTTCTTTTTTCGTTTTAGTATCATAGGTGAAGATGTCCCAACGCGCGCCTACGGCTTTGATGTACATCAGGCTGTCGCCGCTGGCTGTCCAGACAAAGCGATTATCGACGCGATCGGCTATTTTTGTGACTTTTTTGGTGGTGAGGTCCATCACTTTGAGTTCGGTGATGAAATAGTCGCTGTCGTCGTTGGAGATAAAGCCCAGCTTGTCGCCCTGGGGGGAATAGACCGGGTGATAGTCCAAATTGCCCCTATCGACCATCATTTCGCCTTCGCGTTCACCAGCTTCCTGGATGTCGCTTTGAACCGCGCTGTATTGTTCTTCAATATGCGCTTTCCAGTCGCGGTAGAGTTGTTTGGCCGATACACCAGTGGCTTTTTTGAGCGAGGAGTTGAAGTTGATAATGGGTCTGTGTTCAAAAATTTGCCTGACAACGGGGGGTCCAAAGCGTTCGCCAATGTAGTTGAGCATGGCGAATCCCTGATTATAGACCATTTCGCCGTGGTAATTGCCCTTGCCGCCGAGTTGTCCCATGCTGGGGAGGGAGAGCAGATCATTTTCGAGAGCGGCCATGCGCAGGAGCATATCGCGGTGTGTGTCCCAGTGGTCGTCGCCGTATTGGGTGGCTTCGTATTGCGCGATGCCTTCGGCAAAACCCGAGTTGACGGCGAGATGATACAGGCCAAGTGTAAAGCTGAAATCGGGATTTTCATTGGCGCGAGAGGCGTTGACTATGCCAATTTGGAATGGCAAGCCCTTATAGGCGGCTTTCAGTGTTACGATATGGGCGAGTTCGTGGACAAAAACATTGCGTACCCAGTCGCTGGTGCCGCGGATTTCCCAGTCGATGGGGTTGGTCCAGAAGTGGATATAATTGGCGCTGTACACGGCAAAGGCATTGCCCAGATAATCCGCTTGATCGTCAACGACGACATGGATGGGTGCGATGCGATCGACAAAGGTGGGATAATGGCGCATGAGATTCGAGAGGACCTCATCGCAGAAGTCGGCAATTTGGCGTGCGGTTTTTTCGGCTGTGGAGAAGTAGATGTTGAAATATCTGGTGCGAATCATTTTGGCACTGGCCGCACGCAGTCCCAAAAGCGCTGGGAAGAAGCCGTCGGCAGTTTCGGACGTCCAATACGTGTAGCTTTTTTGATCGGGAGACGGACGGTTCAACGGGGTGTTGGCGAGGTCAACACCAATGGCTTTGGCGGGACCTAAAGAGGGGGGCTGTGCCAGGGCGGTGTGGGATATGAGGCCGGTGAGACACAGCAACGTTAATATTTTGAAGACCTTCACTTATGACTCCTTGAGATGGTGGATGGATTGGGCTCCTGCTTATTAATTGTGCCGCAAGATACAGGCCACGCTGTGGCCGGGTTCGATGTCTAAGAGTTCGGGTTTGCGGTGGGCGCAGTCCGGGGTTGCTTCGGGACAGCGCGGATGAAATGCACAGCCCGAAGGGATGTTGACCGGGCTGGGCACATCGCCTGTTAGAATGGTGCGCGATCCCCTGACGCGCGGATCGGGTATGGGGATTGATGAGAGCAATGCGCGCGTATAGGGATGCTGCGGATTGTCGTAGAGTTCCTGGCTTTCTGCCAGTTCTACAATTTTGCCCAGGTACATGACTGCTACGCGATTGGAGATGTGTTTGACCACGCTTAAGTCGTGCGCGATGAATAGATAGGCGAGGCCAAACTGTGTCTGTAAATCCTGGAGCAAGTTTACAATTTGTGCCTGAATCGATACGTCGAGTGCAGACACGGGTTCGTCCGCGACAATGAATTGCGGTTTTACGGCCAATGCGCGGGCAATGCCAATGCGCTGTCGCTGTCCACCGGAAAATTCGTGCGGATATCGGCGCGCGACGTCGGGAGATAAGCCCACGGTGTTGAGCAGGTCTGCGACTCGATCTCTTGTTTTGTCGCCGTGGATTTTCAGAGGTTCCGAGAGGATGCCGCCGATGGTGAGGCGGGGGTTTAGCGATCCGTAGGGGTCCTGAAAGATGATTTGCATGTGTCGGCGCAGTGTTCGAAGTTGCTTTTTTTTCAGGGAGAGGATGTCGTTATTTTTGAATCGCACGGTGCCTGATGTCGCGTCAATAAGGCGCAATATGGCGCGTCCTGTTGTGGTTTTTCCGCATCCGGATTCGCCGACCAGGCCGAGGGTTTCGCCGGGAGATATATCGAAGCTCACGTCATCTACTGCTTTGACATGCCCGGTGTTGCGCCCCCAGAGTCCCTGAGAAATGGGGTAGTGTTTTTTTAGATTTTGAACTTGAAGTAGCACAATTTCTCGCCTTATGCCATCCAACACGCGGTCTGGTGATCGCCGTCAATTATTTGCAGTTGCGGTGTGGTTTCCCTGCAAATTGCATCGACCTTTTCACATCGATCTGCAAATCGACATCCCGATGGAAATCGCGTGGCTTCGGGTACTGTGCCCGGAATGGTTCTGAGGCGCTTGTTCGCGATATCCAGACGGGGCACTGATGCGAGTAACCCCTGCGTGTAGGGATGCCTGGGATTGTGAAAGATCGCGTCTGATGGTCCGGTTTCTACAATTTTTCCTGCGTACATGACCGCGACCTGATCGGCGGCTTCGGCAATAATACCCAAATCGTGTGTGATGAGCAGGACTGCCATGCCGAGTTGTTGTTGCAAGTCGCGCAACAGGTCCAGGATTTGCGCTTGTATGGTGACATCGAGTGCCGTTGTGGGTTCGTCGGCTATCAGCACTTTGGGATTGCACGAGAGGGCCATGGCGATCATCACGCGCTGGCGTTGCCCGCCCGATAATTGGTGCGGGTATTCGTTTGCGCGTTGTTCGGGATCGGGCAGGCCCACAAGGTGGAACATTTCAACTGTTTTTTTTCGCGCTTCTGTTTTTTCTAATCCCTGATGCCGCCTTACGGCTTCGTCAATCTGGAACCCACAGGTGTAAACCGGGTTGAGGCTGGTCATGGGTTCCTGAAAGATCATGGCAATGTCATTGCCGCGTATGTCGCGCATTTCGGTATCTGAAAGGGATACCAGGTCCCGGTCTTGAAAAAAAATATGCCCACCTTCAATGCGGCCAGGATGAGGTACCAATCGCATGATTGACAGCGAAGTGACACTTTTTCCGCACCCCGATTCACCAACAAGGCCATACGTTTCGCCCCTGTTGAGTGTGAATGATACGCCATCTACCGCCCTCGCTGTTTCGCTGTCTGTGTGAAAATGCGTTTGGAGGTTGTCAACTGTCAGCACGGAATTGGGCATGTAATGTTTCTTTGGACTTCTATACGGGTTTGAACGTTCCCGTTTTTTTAGGGAGATGCGCGAATGGACACGCGTTTCTCCACGAATTAAAAATAAGGCAATGGGAGCACGAGCCAGTCTTCGAGCAAGAATCCGACGCGCCCAATCAGCAGTGAGAGACGCGCCATGATGGTGTAGCCAAATGATGCGCCAAACGAGATCATGAGGAACCAGATGCCAATTTTGGACGCCACGCCCACGGGACCAGTGTGTTCGACAGAATAAAAGAAATACACGAGTACTGTAACGACGCCGACCAGAATAATGAGCAGATTTAATCCTTCCCAGGTAGCTGATATGGGTTGCATGGTCGGTTCCATTTGGGCCAGCAAATTGGCCGCAATAGTACGTGGGATGGTCAGTCCCGCTCCCAGACCGACCACAAATGCGAATGCGATACGACTGAGCCAGCTAAATTTCGCCGAGGAGAGTTGGGTGAGCATGAAGAGGCCGAGCAATGTGGGCACGATGAGCCACAAATCGCTCATGCTCTCACTGTCGAGTTCAGAGAAAGGCTCCACGACATCGGCCCAAAGCACGGTGTACCAAATTTGGGTGAGAGAGTATGCGGCTGCGACCCCCACATAGAGATTTTCGGCGAATTTGAAGAGGGGGTTGTCTTTGTAGAGAAAGCTATAGAGCGACAAGGTGATGCCAGCTGCAATAAACGTGCCAAAGCCGGTCCAGTTTGCGGAGAGTTTGTCCCAGCCAAAGAGGTAGATATTGATGGCGGCAAATATGAATAAGAAGGCAATAAAAATGACCTGATCGCGGCTCACTGGGCACCTCCTCTCTGTCGTCCATAAAGGAAGTACATCACATTGCCCAGGAGGATGAAGGCGATGATGATGAGATGTACAACGGATTGGGCACCCATACCCGCGGTGGCTTTGCCCGATGTCTCAATCAGGGTCTCGTATTCGGCGGCACCGGCTAATCCGCCCATCATGCCGTTCATTTGACCCGATTGTAAGTAGGGATATTGATCGGGTGCCATAACAGCAGTACAGCCAATGCCAAATTTGAATTTGTAGCGTTCTTGCCCGTAGGGTATCCAGACACCATCCGGCGTGTTGCCCGATGCCAGGCAGATCACATAGTCGAAGTCCGCCAATCCCTTTATGTTTTTGGTGACAGGTAATTCGGTCGTATCGCTACCTTGCAGATCTTTTTGGAATGCATTATGAAAGTCGTTGCCCATGTTGATGACCAGTGAACCGAAGCCCGTTTTATAACCCAGATACGTATAATCCTCACCGTATTGTGCACCAAATTCTTTTGATGTGGTATCAAATGCTTCTTGTGCAAGGCCAACAGCATCTACCCAGTGTGACATCCCAACTACTTTGACATTGCGCTTGAAACAGTGGCGCAAAACTGCAATGGCCATGGGCTGTACTTCGGGCATGGATCCGGGTCCGTAGTCAAAGGAGATGAGAATGGTGCCGTTTTTTTCTGCCACTTCTTCGATCGTGTCGTAAATCGCTTTGACATCTTCCGTGATGTGGATAGGCAGGCGTATGGCAGCCAACGAGGGAATGATGATACCGAGCGCGACAAAGACAAAGATGATACGGCGGTCGATATTGAGCAAAAATTCTTTCATTATTCACCTCCGCCGAGATAAGAGCGTTCGATGCCAAAAATGATGCGTAATGCCGTGGCGACAGCACCAAGGCTGACGCCGAGCAAAATGCCGCGCTTGGCCGCCAGATTGGGCACATCCATCATCCATTGGGCAATTTGGGGAAGCTCCTGATAAATTGATGCGCCAATGGGTACACGGCCGATCATCACGATAATAGCCGATACGAGCAGGATTGCCGCTTCTGGCGTGCGTGCGCGAAAGGTTCGATAGGCAGCAGATGCGATGAAAAACGCGAGAATAGAGAACATGGTGGCATCAGCTGGTACCTGTACATACTTAAACATCCAGTCAAAAGGACCCGAATCAAGTACCTGGGAGGTGAAAGGACCTTGTCCATTGTTGTAGATTGCGAAGATGGACATGAGCACAAAGCCCACGAATACAAGGAAACTATATCCCCATCCGGCTTGTTGCCGCTGAACGCGACTCCAGTGCAAGCGCATCAGGCTGTAGATGCCCAACACCAGAGCGAAGGCCGCGATAATTCGATTCCAGGTTGTCAAGTCCTGCTCGAGATTTTGGGCGCCGCTGTATGGAATGTAGTAAACGAGAATACCAATCATACCCAGAACAAAGGCGATGATCAGCGGAAATGTACGTCGTAAAAAAAGCATAAAAGAATCCCCTGTTAATATGCCGTGAAAATATGCGTGAGTGTTTGATTTCCAAGGGTTGCCAGGAGCGTGCCCAAAATCATGGCGATTAAGAGCACGACTTTGCCGATGTCCTGTCCTTTGAGACTGCCCAGCAGTTTGGGTTCGCGAGAGAGGTACGCGCTTGCTGCATAGAGTTCTTCACCCATGAGCGTATAGTCGCAGGTAGTAATAAAAAAGGGTAGTTGGGTGTAGGAGTCAGTGCCCGCGATCTGAATAGCATTGATGGAAGCACCTGTTTCTGCCAGCAAGAGCGATTCGGCGTAGAAGGATCCCATCATGATGTTGGTGGCTGGTCTATCGCGCACCATCATACCGTCGAGGGCTGCGGCATAGCTGAATTGTTCTGTCGCTGCCAAAAAGACCATGTCGTCGGAATATGCGTCGGGACGGCCCGCATTGAGATAGGATTCTTTAACGACTTCCTGACTTACGGCCATGAC comes from the Gemmatimonadota bacterium genome and includes:
- a CDS encoding phytanoyl-CoA dioxygenase family protein; its protein translation is MTPTDITDEMLATYRRDGVIKIQQIISPDEVAKFRQASLDILEAMPKDPNRPFNQKVNVWRDDEVLRNLTQHPNVAAVAEKIAGVRLRIWHDHILAKMPELEVPTAFHQDLVKWPYDRNSNALSAWVALQDTPVEMGCMSFVQGSHEMKDVPDMATNNQEGWREFAPEIAWRTRVTHPLQAGDCTFHHGMTFHTAGPNQTDDWRVGYVIIFVDAAAKYTGKKHVVTDPLRLVPDTLPPDDHFPPVAEFYGD
- a CDS encoding arylsulfatase, with product MAEQPNILLIMNDDMGYSDIGCYGGEIHTPNLDQLAANGLRFTQFYNTARCCPTRASLLTGLHPHQASVGHMMDDREYEGYRGDLNFKSVTIAEVLKTVGYATYMSGKWHITRHTDADGPKHSWPCQRGFDRFFGIITGAANYWKPQTLTRDNEQITVDEFPEDFFLTDAISDQAADYIREHAQTNRDQPFFLYTAYTAPHWPLHAHDEDIAKYKGRFAAGWDQLREERLARMREMDILKPEWGLSDRDPSQVPWEEADHKAWQQRRMEVYAAQVDRMDQGIGRIVQSLEETGQLDNTLIVFLADNGGCAEELGGGMRRSAIAPATTRNGQPVQRGNDPNIMPGDETTYQSYGVPWANVSNTPFRLYKHWVHEGGIATPFIAHWPDCITDHGALREQPGQLTDVMATCLDIADAAYPETYNGHEILPLEGTSLTPIFDNRDNGKEYLIWEHEGNGAVRKDNWKLVKRYPGDWELYDIEADRSELDDLANENPDVVAELAAIYDTWAERCGIEPWDNILAKRG
- a CDS encoding decaprenyl-phosphate phosphoribosyltransferase — translated: MLQLIHAMRPREWVKNVFVLAALVFTKRIFEPSDLLQGSLAFLCFCLISGAAYLFNDIRDRENDRQHPLKRHRPIASGALRVSVAAIAAVLLALIALIGGFYVHPHFGIVLLIYAVLNIAYTLYLKHIVILDVMIIAAGFLLRAIGGAVAIQVAISSWFILCTMLLALFLGFAKRRHELALLEGDASTHRRILAEYSPQFLDQMIAIVTAGALVSYALYTMSPEVIEKLGTKYLNLTVPFVIYGMLRYLYLIYKKDGGGNPTSTVLGDIPLLIACALWLLTLGVILYV
- a CDS encoding ATP-binding cassette domain-containing protein, with product MVLLQVQNLKKHYPISQGLWGRNTGHVKAVDDVSFDISPGETLGLVGESGCGKTTTGRAILRLIDATSGTVRFKNNDILSLKKKQLRTLRRHMQIIFQDPYGSLNPRLTIGGILSEPLKIHGDKTRDRVADLLNTVGLSPDVARRYPHEFSGGQRQRIGIARALAVKPQFIVADEPVSALDVSIQAQIVNLLQDLQTQFGLAYLFIAHDLSVVKHISNRVAVMYLGKIVELAESQELYDNPQHPYTRALLSSIPIPDPRVRGSRTILTGDVPSPVNIPSGCAFHPRCPEATPDCAHRKPELLDIEPGHSVACILRHN
- a CDS encoding ABC transporter ATP-binding protein; translated protein: MPNSVLTVDNLQTHFHTDSETARAVDGVSFTLNRGETYGLVGESGCGKSVTSLSIMRLVPHPGRIEGGHIFFQDRDLVSLSDTEMRDIRGNDIAMIFQEPMTSLNPVYTCGFQIDEAVRRHQGLEKTEARKKTVEMFHLVGLPDPEQRANEYPHQLSGGQRQRVMIAMALSCNPKVLIADEPTTALDVTIQAQILDLLRDLQQQLGMAVLLITHDLGIIAEAADQVAVMYAGKIVETGPSDAIFHNPRHPYTQGLLASVPRLDIANKRLRTIPGTVPEATRFPSGCRFADRCEKVDAICRETTPQLQIIDGDHQTACWMA